One Paroedura picta isolate Pp20150507F chromosome 3, Ppicta_v3.0, whole genome shotgun sequence genomic window carries:
- the CAMSAP3 gene encoding calmodulin-regulated spectrin-associated protein 3 isoform X6 gives MVAAAPAAAAAMRKSFLVPEIKPLDQYDFSRARSAASLAWVLAKGYGGAEHVPAELREPFYTDQYEQEHMKPPLIRLLLSSDIYCRAWRQAIPPGPDGASTPKDNTALLQLLACRGLVPTFQDKSIKEADLHHKPIRLGVHLALIDSLMTAFAVEATSSLKVVTGTDPAASSWDQKLLRWIDMVIHKMQQSTEQESSQRSAPGTDGQSQASLSGPKIRYRKDKALPKQTPCFPAITGLKDLANGGAIAATIHYYCPQLLRLEDVCLKETMSVADSLYNLQLIQGFSSDYLGGYCFLSLEDLLYMPPALKVNIGVFLAELFLCFEVLKPEFVCPKELSSLQDSPGMNDSLTSNSGNNNNSSPVFNFRHSLLPGGQAQSPLCGSLGSLHHSTSMSHVEGFGKSWSKKPLSHPLSQAVSFSIPFGLDSDVDIVMGNPVGILRSVSSDSLAPALYSSLPRSPRPRPGDVAEAPNGLMTPSLHGAGHKDPEGLVVENGLSDGYPDLPTIEEALQIIHSSERLLPEGAPDGFYLHSPEPPKASLPEKVPLAAVYRCHNGPPNGAEPAQDGSLDSDAEEPSRPAGGPDDSTSCVSSLSSQPDSTASSAFGVRMTSFAERKKKLAATDSKSSGISSEGSEAGPVPADESPAQSPALSSEMSQLGARLEEKRRAIEAQKKRIEAIFARHRQRLGKSAFLQLQKGPESQSEDGRLGLEERLAHLDSEEEAGSPRTRLDNKQVTFSPDITKGALDENLGDYNRAVAKLNTALSSLQMDMQRLSEQQQRLMQEKKPSAQAWVIPAPRTSRDGAPPRSSLELSSPSPSPSPSRKSRSPQPTPKKTPAPAPPKSPKHTRPVELKLPPLTRVLTPPHNVDNLPHLRKFSPSQVPVQTRSSIHFAEDEDPPVPEVEAQGNLRPVASVPPQGGNGRVSGDGTSDVSSPSDRRSSLIEIPLSSLKGEEEDVDGDDSLEESITEALDTEPRAGLGFFFKDEEKAEEEMAQKRASLLERQQKRSEEARRRKQWQEAEKEQKKEEARLQSEERPRQEEEVGPRRGDFTRQEYLRRQQLKLMEDLDKVLRQKPTTVRALKKGRPKTVFCDDSALARSPVKGLLGSKLSKVYSQSTLSLSTVANDPANTLSIKRSSRAASPSGPMSPSRFLPNQNRERDWENASTASSPASIPEYTGPKLYKEPSAKSNKYIIHNALSHCCLAGKVNEPQKNRILEEVEKSKANHFLILFRDSSCQFRALYTLSGETEELTRLAGYGPRTITMPMIEGIYKYSSDRKRFTQIPSKTMSMSVDAFTIQGHLWQTKKPGTPKKPGTPK, from the exons AGCATGTCCCCGCTGAGCTACGTGAGCCCTTCTACACCGACCAGTATGAACAGGAACACATGAAGCCTCCTCTTATCCGCCTGCTGCTATCGTCCGACATTTACTGCCGTGCCTGGCGTCAGGCCATCCCTCCAGGCCCCGATGGTGCCTCAACCCCCAAGGATAATACTGCCTTGCTACAGCTCCTGGCCTGCCGTGGTCTGGTGCCCACCTTCCAGGACAAGTCTATCAAGGAGGCAGACTTGCACCACAAGCCAATCCGGCTG GGtgtgcacctggccttgatcgACTCACTGATGACAGCATTTGCTGTGGAAGCCACCAGCTCTTTAAAGGTTGTGACAGGCACTGATCCAGCTGCCAGCTCCTGGGACCAGAAGCTGCTACGCTGGATAGACATG GTCATCCACAAGATGCAGCAAAGCACTGAGCAGGAGAGCTCGCAGCGGTCTGCTCCCGGTACAGATGGCCAGAGCCAGGCCTCCCTGAGTGGCCCCAAG ATCCGCTATCGGAAGGATAAGGCACTGCCCAAGCAGACTCCCTGCTTCCCTGCCATCACAGGCCTGAAGGATCTGGCCAACGGGGGTGCCATTGCTGCCACTATCCACTACTACTGCCCCCAGCTTCTTCGGCTAGAGG ATGTGTGCCTGAAGGAGACCATGTCGGTGGCAGACAGCCTGTATAACCTGCAGCTGATCCAGGGGTTCTCTTCGGACTACCTGGGTGGCTATTGCTTCCTCTCCTTGGAGGACCTGCTGTACATGCCACCCGCACTGAAG GTGAATATTGGAGTATTCCTGGCAGAGCTTTTCCTGTGCTTTGAGGTGCTTAAACCAGAATTTGTGTGCCCCAAGGAGCTGTCCAGTCTCCAAG ATTCCCCCGGAATGAATGACTCTTTGACGTCCAATAGCGGGAACAACAACAATAG CTCCCCAGTGTTCAATTTCCGCCATTCGCTACTGCCTGGAGGTCAGGCACAGTCCCCGCTCTGTGGTTCTTTAG GTTCCCTGCACCACTCCACATCCATGTCCCATGTAGAAGGCTTTGGTAAATCATGGAGCAAGAAGCCACTCAG CCACCCGTTGTCCCAAGCGGTCTCCTTCAGCATCCCCTTTGGCCTGGACAGCGATGTGGACATTGTGATGGGCAACCCCGTGGGCATCCTCCGCTCTGTTAGTTCGGATAGCCTGGCCCCTGCCCTATATTCTTCTTTGCCCCGCTCCCCTCGCCCACGGCCTGGGGATGTGGCTGAAGCCCCCAACGGGCTGATGACACCATCACTTCATGGAGCAGGGCACAAGGACCCAGAGGGCCTGGTGGTAGAGAATGGGCTCAGCGATGGCTACCCTGACTTGCCCACTATTGAGGAGGCGCTGCAGATCATTCACAGCAGTGAGCGGCTGCTCCCTGAGGGGGCCCCTGATGGCTTCTACCTGCATTCCCCAGAGCCACCCAAAGCCTCCCTCCCAGAAAAAGTACCCTTGGCTGCCGTTTACCGCTGCCACAACGGGCCTCCCAACGGGGCAGAGCCCGCCCAGGATGGTAGCCTGGACTCCGACGCTGAGGAGCCATCCCGGCCAGCTGGAGGCCCAGATGATTCCACCTCCTGCGTGAGCTCGCTGAGTTCTCAGCCTGACAGTACGGCTTCCTCTGCCTTTGGGGTCCGCATGACCAGTTTTGCAGAGCGCAAGAAGAAGTTGGCAGCCACTGACAGCAAATCCAGTGGCATCAGCTCCGAGGGCTCGGAGGCTGGCCCGGTGCCGGCAGACGAAAGCCCTGCCCAGAGTCCTGCCCTCAGTTCAGAGATGAGCCAGTTGGGGGCCAGGCTAGAGGAGAAGCGGCGCGCCATTGAGGCCCAGAAGAAGCGCATAGAGGCCATTTTTGCCCGGCACCGGCAGCGCTTGGGCAAGAGTGCCTTCCTGCAGCTACAGAAAGGCCCTGAATCCCAGTCGGAGGATGGTCGGCTGGGTTTGGAGGAACGGCTTGCCCACCTGGATTCCGAGGAAGAGGCTGGAAGCCCCCGTACTCGGCTGGATAACAAGCAAGTGACCTTCTCCCCAGATATTACCAAAGGAGCGCTGGATGAAAACCTAGGCGACTACAATCGGGCAGTGGCCAAGCTGAACACCGCTTTGAGTTCACTGCAGATGGATATGCAGCGTCTCAGTGAACAGCAGCAGCGTCTCATGCAGGAGAAGAAGCCCAGCGCACAAGCCTGGGTGATCCCCGCCCCGAGGACCAGCCGAGATGGGGCTCCTCCACGCTCTTCACTGGAGCTCTCCTCGCCTTCACCTTCACCGTCTCCTTCCCGCAAGTCTCGGTCGCCTCAGCCCACCCCCAAGAAAACTCCGGCTCCAGCCCCTCCAAAGAGCCCCAAGCACACGCGGCCGGTTGAGCTGAAGCTGCCACCCCTGACACGTGTCCTGACGCCGCCTCATAATGTAGACAACCTTCCACACCTCCGCAAGTTCTCACCCAGCCAGGTGCCTGTGCAGACCCGTTCCTCCATCCATTTTGCTGAGGATGAGGACCCGCCAGTGCCAGAAGTGGAAGCCCAGGGTAATTTGAGACCTGTGGCTTCTGTCCCGCCCCAAGGGGGCAATGGCCGTGTCTCAGGGGATGGCACCAGTGATGTCTCCTCGCCCAGTGACCGGCGCAGTAGCCTGATTGAAATCCCTCTGTCTAGCctgaaaggggaggaggaagatgtgGATGGTGATGATTCACTGGAGGAGTCTATCACTGAGGCACTGGACACAGAGCCCCGTGCTGGCCTGGGCTTCTTTTTCAAG GACGAAGAGAAGGCTGAGGAAGAAATGGCCCAGAAGCGTGCCAGCCTTCTAGAGAGGCAGCAGAAGCGCAGCGAGGAGGCACGGCGCAGGAAGCAGTGGCAGGAGGCGGAGAAGgagcagaagaaagaggaggcCAG GCTGCAGTCGGAAGAGCGCCCCcggcaggaggaggaagtgggtCCAAGGCGTGGGGACTTCACCCGCCAGGAGTACCTGAGACGCCAACAGCTGAAGCTGATGGAGGATCTGGACAAGGTGCTGCGGCAGAAGCCCACCACTGTACGTGCCCTGAAAAAGGGGCGGCCCAAGACGGTCTTCTGCGATGACTCTGCCCTTGCACGCAGCCCTGTGAAAGGGCTCCTCG GCTCCAAGCTGAGCAAGGTGTACTCCCAGtcaacactctctctctctacgGTGGCCAATGACCCTGCCAATACCCTTTCCATCAAGAGGTCTTCTCG AGCTGCATCTCCTTCTGGGCCAATGTCCCCCAGCCGGTTCTTGCCAAACCAGAACCGGGAGCGTGACTGGGAGAATGCGTCAACTGCTTCCTCACCCGCTTCCATACCAGAGTACACTG GGCCCAAGCTGTACAAGGAGCCCAGTGCCAAGTCCAATAAGTACATCATCCATAATGCACTATCACACTGTTGCCTTGCTGGCAAAGTCAATGAGCCTCAGAAAAACCGCATCCTAGAG gaAGTTGAGAAGAGCAAAGCTAACCATTTCCTCATCCTCTTCCGTGATTCGAGTTGCCAGTTCCGAGCCCTCTACACGCTGTCAGGGGAGACGGAGGAGCTGACGCGCCTGGCCGGCTACGGGCCCCGCACCATCACTATGCCCATGATCGAGGGCATCTACAAGTACAGCTCCGATCGCAAGCGCTTCACCCAGATCCCCAGCAAGACCATGTCTATGAGCGTTGACGCTTTCACCATCCAGGGCCACCTCTGGCAGACCAAGAAGCCCGGCACGCCCAAGAAGCCCGGCACACCCAAATAA
- the CAMSAP3 gene encoding calmodulin-regulated spectrin-associated protein 3 isoform X3 translates to MVAAAPAAAAAMRKSFLVPEIKPLDQYDFSRARSAASLAWVLAKGYGGAEHVPAELREPFYTDQYEQEHMKPPLIRLLLSSDIYCRAWRQAIPPGPDGASTPKDNTALLQLLACRGLVPTFQDKSIKEADLHHKPIRLGVHLALIDSLMTAFAVEATSSLKVVTGTDPAASSWDQKLLRWIDMVIHKMQQSTEQESSQRSAPGTDGQSQASLSGPKHAIAFCLKESGNKPPVIRYRKDKALPKQTPCFPAITGLKDLANGGAIAATIHYYCPQLLRLEDVCLKETMSVADSLYNLQLIQGFSSDYLGGYCFLSLEDLLYMPPALKVNIGVFLAELFLCFEVLKPEFVCPKELSSLQDSPGMNDSLTSNSGNNNNSSSPVFNFRHSLLPGGQAQSPLCGSLGSLHHSTSMSHVEGFGKSWSKKPLSHPLSQAVSFSIPFGLDSDVDIVMGNPVGILRSVSSDSLAPALYSSLPRSPRPRPGDVAEAPNGLMTPSLHGAGHKDPEGLVVENGLSDGYPDLPTIEEALQIIHSSERLLPEGAPDGFYLHSPEPPKASLPEKVPLAAVYRCHNGPPNGAEPAQDGSLDSDAEEPSRPAGGPDDSTSCVSSLSSQPDSTASSAFGVRMTSFAERKKKLAATDSKSSGISSEGSEAGPVPADESPAQSPALSSEMSQLGARLEEKRRAIEAQKKRIEAIFARHRQRLGKSAFLQLQKGPESQSEDGRLGLEERLAHLDSEEEAGSPRTRLDNKQVTFSPDITKGALDENLGDYNRAVAKLNTALSSLQMDMQRLSEQQQRLMQEKKPSAQAWVIPAPRTSRDGAPPRSSLELSSPSPSPSPSRKSRSPQPTPKKTPAPAPPKSPKHTRPVELKLPPLTRVLTPPHNVDNLPHLRKFSPSQVPVQTRSSIHFAEDEDPPVPEVEAQGNLRPVASVPPQGGNGRVSGDGTSDVSSPSDRRSSLIEIPLSSLKGEEEDVDGDDSLEESITEALDTEPRAGLGFFFKDEEKAEEEMAQKRASLLERQQKRSEEARRRKQWQEAEKEQKKEEARLQSEERPRQEEEVGPRRGDFTRQEYLRRQQLKLMEDLDKVLRQKPTTVRALKKGRPKTVFCDDSALARSPVKGLLGSKLSKVYSQSTLSLSTVANDPANTLSIKRSSRAASPSGPMSPSRFLPNQNRERDWENASTASSPASIPEYTGPKLYKEPSAKSNKYIIHNALSHCCLAGKVNEPQKNRILEEVEKSKANHFLILFRDSSCQFRALYTLSGETEELTRLAGYGPRTITMPMIEGIYKYSSDRKRFTQIPSKTMSMSVDAFTIQGHLWQTKKPGTPKKPGTPK, encoded by the exons AGCATGTCCCCGCTGAGCTACGTGAGCCCTTCTACACCGACCAGTATGAACAGGAACACATGAAGCCTCCTCTTATCCGCCTGCTGCTATCGTCCGACATTTACTGCCGTGCCTGGCGTCAGGCCATCCCTCCAGGCCCCGATGGTGCCTCAACCCCCAAGGATAATACTGCCTTGCTACAGCTCCTGGCCTGCCGTGGTCTGGTGCCCACCTTCCAGGACAAGTCTATCAAGGAGGCAGACTTGCACCACAAGCCAATCCGGCTG GGtgtgcacctggccttgatcgACTCACTGATGACAGCATTTGCTGTGGAAGCCACCAGCTCTTTAAAGGTTGTGACAGGCACTGATCCAGCTGCCAGCTCCTGGGACCAGAAGCTGCTACGCTGGATAGACATG GTCATCCACAAGATGCAGCAAAGCACTGAGCAGGAGAGCTCGCAGCGGTCTGCTCCCGGTACAGATGGCCAGAGCCAGGCCTCCCTGAGTGGCCCCAAG CATGCCATCGCTTTTTGTTTGAAGGAGTCGGGGAATAAGCCTCCTGTG ATCCGCTATCGGAAGGATAAGGCACTGCCCAAGCAGACTCCCTGCTTCCCTGCCATCACAGGCCTGAAGGATCTGGCCAACGGGGGTGCCATTGCTGCCACTATCCACTACTACTGCCCCCAGCTTCTTCGGCTAGAGG ATGTGTGCCTGAAGGAGACCATGTCGGTGGCAGACAGCCTGTATAACCTGCAGCTGATCCAGGGGTTCTCTTCGGACTACCTGGGTGGCTATTGCTTCCTCTCCTTGGAGGACCTGCTGTACATGCCACCCGCACTGAAG GTGAATATTGGAGTATTCCTGGCAGAGCTTTTCCTGTGCTTTGAGGTGCTTAAACCAGAATTTGTGTGCCCCAAGGAGCTGTCCAGTCTCCAAG ATTCCCCCGGAATGAATGACTCTTTGACGTCCAATAGCGGGAACAACAACAATAG cAGCTCCCCAGTGTTCAATTTCCGCCATTCGCTACTGCCTGGAGGTCAGGCACAGTCCCCGCTCTGTGGTTCTTTAG GTTCCCTGCACCACTCCACATCCATGTCCCATGTAGAAGGCTTTGGTAAATCATGGAGCAAGAAGCCACTCAG CCACCCGTTGTCCCAAGCGGTCTCCTTCAGCATCCCCTTTGGCCTGGACAGCGATGTGGACATTGTGATGGGCAACCCCGTGGGCATCCTCCGCTCTGTTAGTTCGGATAGCCTGGCCCCTGCCCTATATTCTTCTTTGCCCCGCTCCCCTCGCCCACGGCCTGGGGATGTGGCTGAAGCCCCCAACGGGCTGATGACACCATCACTTCATGGAGCAGGGCACAAGGACCCAGAGGGCCTGGTGGTAGAGAATGGGCTCAGCGATGGCTACCCTGACTTGCCCACTATTGAGGAGGCGCTGCAGATCATTCACAGCAGTGAGCGGCTGCTCCCTGAGGGGGCCCCTGATGGCTTCTACCTGCATTCCCCAGAGCCACCCAAAGCCTCCCTCCCAGAAAAAGTACCCTTGGCTGCCGTTTACCGCTGCCACAACGGGCCTCCCAACGGGGCAGAGCCCGCCCAGGATGGTAGCCTGGACTCCGACGCTGAGGAGCCATCCCGGCCAGCTGGAGGCCCAGATGATTCCACCTCCTGCGTGAGCTCGCTGAGTTCTCAGCCTGACAGTACGGCTTCCTCTGCCTTTGGGGTCCGCATGACCAGTTTTGCAGAGCGCAAGAAGAAGTTGGCAGCCACTGACAGCAAATCCAGTGGCATCAGCTCCGAGGGCTCGGAGGCTGGCCCGGTGCCGGCAGACGAAAGCCCTGCCCAGAGTCCTGCCCTCAGTTCAGAGATGAGCCAGTTGGGGGCCAGGCTAGAGGAGAAGCGGCGCGCCATTGAGGCCCAGAAGAAGCGCATAGAGGCCATTTTTGCCCGGCACCGGCAGCGCTTGGGCAAGAGTGCCTTCCTGCAGCTACAGAAAGGCCCTGAATCCCAGTCGGAGGATGGTCGGCTGGGTTTGGAGGAACGGCTTGCCCACCTGGATTCCGAGGAAGAGGCTGGAAGCCCCCGTACTCGGCTGGATAACAAGCAAGTGACCTTCTCCCCAGATATTACCAAAGGAGCGCTGGATGAAAACCTAGGCGACTACAATCGGGCAGTGGCCAAGCTGAACACCGCTTTGAGTTCACTGCAGATGGATATGCAGCGTCTCAGTGAACAGCAGCAGCGTCTCATGCAGGAGAAGAAGCCCAGCGCACAAGCCTGGGTGATCCCCGCCCCGAGGACCAGCCGAGATGGGGCTCCTCCACGCTCTTCACTGGAGCTCTCCTCGCCTTCACCTTCACCGTCTCCTTCCCGCAAGTCTCGGTCGCCTCAGCCCACCCCCAAGAAAACTCCGGCTCCAGCCCCTCCAAAGAGCCCCAAGCACACGCGGCCGGTTGAGCTGAAGCTGCCACCCCTGACACGTGTCCTGACGCCGCCTCATAATGTAGACAACCTTCCACACCTCCGCAAGTTCTCACCCAGCCAGGTGCCTGTGCAGACCCGTTCCTCCATCCATTTTGCTGAGGATGAGGACCCGCCAGTGCCAGAAGTGGAAGCCCAGGGTAATTTGAGACCTGTGGCTTCTGTCCCGCCCCAAGGGGGCAATGGCCGTGTCTCAGGGGATGGCACCAGTGATGTCTCCTCGCCCAGTGACCGGCGCAGTAGCCTGATTGAAATCCCTCTGTCTAGCctgaaaggggaggaggaagatgtgGATGGTGATGATTCACTGGAGGAGTCTATCACTGAGGCACTGGACACAGAGCCCCGTGCTGGCCTGGGCTTCTTTTTCAAG GACGAAGAGAAGGCTGAGGAAGAAATGGCCCAGAAGCGTGCCAGCCTTCTAGAGAGGCAGCAGAAGCGCAGCGAGGAGGCACGGCGCAGGAAGCAGTGGCAGGAGGCGGAGAAGgagcagaagaaagaggaggcCAG GCTGCAGTCGGAAGAGCGCCCCcggcaggaggaggaagtgggtCCAAGGCGTGGGGACTTCACCCGCCAGGAGTACCTGAGACGCCAACAGCTGAAGCTGATGGAGGATCTGGACAAGGTGCTGCGGCAGAAGCCCACCACTGTACGTGCCCTGAAAAAGGGGCGGCCCAAGACGGTCTTCTGCGATGACTCTGCCCTTGCACGCAGCCCTGTGAAAGGGCTCCTCG GCTCCAAGCTGAGCAAGGTGTACTCCCAGtcaacactctctctctctacgGTGGCCAATGACCCTGCCAATACCCTTTCCATCAAGAGGTCTTCTCG AGCTGCATCTCCTTCTGGGCCAATGTCCCCCAGCCGGTTCTTGCCAAACCAGAACCGGGAGCGTGACTGGGAGAATGCGTCAACTGCTTCCTCACCCGCTTCCATACCAGAGTACACTG GGCCCAAGCTGTACAAGGAGCCCAGTGCCAAGTCCAATAAGTACATCATCCATAATGCACTATCACACTGTTGCCTTGCTGGCAAAGTCAATGAGCCTCAGAAAAACCGCATCCTAGAG gaAGTTGAGAAGAGCAAAGCTAACCATTTCCTCATCCTCTTCCGTGATTCGAGTTGCCAGTTCCGAGCCCTCTACACGCTGTCAGGGGAGACGGAGGAGCTGACGCGCCTGGCCGGCTACGGGCCCCGCACCATCACTATGCCCATGATCGAGGGCATCTACAAGTACAGCTCCGATCGCAAGCGCTTCACCCAGATCCCCAGCAAGACCATGTCTATGAGCGTTGACGCTTTCACCATCCAGGGCCACCTCTGGCAGACCAAGAAGCCCGGCACGCCCAAGAAGCCCGGCACACCCAAATAA